In Camelina sativa cultivar DH55 chromosome 16, Cs, whole genome shotgun sequence, a single window of DNA contains:
- the LOC104750510 gene encoding HEAT repeat-containing protein 5B-like isoform X2, producing the protein MAKNNAIDNVPLSRFDVLVAQLESIVASASQKNPDPLLCFEILSDLISAIDEEPKESLLVPQRKCEDALYSLVTLGARRPVRHLASVAMAKIISSGDSISIYSRASSLQGFLSDGKKSDPQRVAGAAQCLGELYRHFGRKITSGLFETTVIVTKLVKFNEDFVRQEAFILLQSALEGCGGTAAATAYSEAYRLLTRFSTSDKSFVVRIAVARCLKAFSNIGGPGLGTSEFDTLASYCVKGIEDPESSVRDAFAEALGSLLALGMHPEVHVQPRGKGPFPPAKKLEGGLQRHLILPFTKAIGSRAKNTRFGLALSWVFFLQANRIRYLDSDSELQDYSLHVMDMLRGGSSIDAHALACVLYILRVGVIDQMMEPSQRSFSVFLGKQLQSSNASPSMKIVALRALSFTLKTLGEVPHEFKEFFDDTVGAALSHFLDLVRVEAALTLRALAEVDPTCVGGLTSFAVTTLNALRESLSFEKGEKLKTDLASLHGQAATLAALVSISPGLSLGYPARLPKSVLEVSKKMLTESRRNVTVASSEKEAGWLLLSSLLNSMPKEEFGDQDFDILILWTDVFTGNPKHLIKQQGDLKSTLSVWSAAIDALTAFVRRFVSFNDGILLQPVLANLRSALSSVSTMANKRFSDVKTFVDILIIRILIAYQSIPDPLAYKSEHQQIIQLCTTPYREPSGCEESSCLKALLDKRDAWLGPWIPGRDWFEDELRYFQGGENGLAPSVWESKVSSFPLPETVKKTLVNQMVLCFGIMFASQDSQGMLSLLSVIQQCMKAGKKQHWRTASLTNICAGLLAGLKALHALRPQQLTTEVLSSGQAIFQNILTEGDICASQRRAACEGLGLLARLGNDIFTARMTRGLLGDLSGITDPNYGGSIALALGCIHHSAGGMALSSLVPATVSSVSSLAKTSVLGLKIWALHGLLLTIEAAGLSFVSHVQAALGLALDILLTEESGWIDLSQGIGRLINAIVAVLGPELSPGSILFSRCKSVIAEISSWQEIPTLLESVCFTQQLILFAPQAVSVHLHVTNLLMTLASRQPIIRRLSVSTLRHLIEKDPVSVIDEQIEDNLFQMLDEETDSEIGNLIRSTLIRLLYATCPSRPSRWMSICRNMALAASAGRSAETNIAESDPANTRENIGDDDEDMVSSSTGKSRRANPDKDKTLRYRTRVFAAECLSLLPEAVGNDAAHFDILLARKLDADRQSSGDWLVLQLQELISLAYQISTIQFENMRPIGVGLLSTILEKFKLVADPELPGHLLLEQYQAQLVSAVRTALDANSGPALLEAGLQLATKIMTSGIISSDQVAVKRIFSLLSRPLTDFNELYYPSFAEWVTSKIKIRLLAAHASLKCYIFTFLRKHHGEMPVEFEALLPLFSKSSDLLGRYWIQVLRGYSYGCLCQNLKRSCSFLDEIPPHTVSRRLRPCLEEAWPVILQALVLDAMPVYHSVEEFSDSSLISRHRMVTLEVEDYQFLWGFAVLVLFQGMHPASNTQVIPFSSAKIKCSGNSTINEPSFQGLELYEIVLPIFQSLSAERFFTSGFVSVDLCQELLQVFSYSFHMDSSWDILAVSVVQEISQNCPKDFLESDQFAYSTIELCLGYLSKILHRHNEISPDDDIWDNLLSPLFISIKTLVTRFELKHHLNSASLALLLSGYKCIREVPTDAYLSKALEIVKSTNELLLELTRASSQKPLTDDPNFAADSSVHIRAIFGACLHMVGDLTKDCINGIHLVDNKRSGLRKLLQLKLVFCLEQLFSLAKLAYEFDCPVDETNTNSICIAMLKSCQISIAAVMKDSNVQVQATVLQVLKSLVQRYKNPEEKSFAVFFVGELIGDVGSLMQRALLKPMNKESVVIAGECLRFIMLLQTHSITDEIQRGFMSLFLEVVLVVFSKTSDGVSQEVLELRNVAVRLVSHLAQLPLSAVHFKEVLLSLPATHRQQLQDIIRASVSKDSALPKPKSLVPPMDIRLPAPMVATPEKVSSTADMVKAEVLPTVPTSFNQVSTIESGIGEENDEEYEEDDDDDWDTFQSFPASTNLEGPESKTENVAVEEPDLPGSSSIQDNESNTSLLAEEAADQNLASDHHATDTTREDSNDKSKEVEEETVEQCFTTREDSVDKSNEVEEETVKSCFTTREDSVDTSKEVEEETVEPCFTTREDSVDTSKEVEEETVKSCFTTREDSVDKSNAVEEETVESCFTTREDSVDKSKEVEEETVEPCLIEEALTNQNDKTLSDEHPLEMMEQSVESKNLESEDIGTDIKLASTELDSPAPDDDLEQIQTSLEDESSKEHVGADVIVTTEQTMAENKSEED; encoded by the exons ATGGCGAAGAATAATGCCATCGACAACGTTCCTCTGTCGCGATTCGACGTTCTCGTCGCCCAGCTTGAGTCGATTGTGGCGTCAGCTTCACAGAAAAACCCTGACCCTCTCCTCTGTTTCGAGATCCTTTCTGATCTTATTTCCGCCATCGATGAAGAGCCCAAG GAGTCTTTGTTAGTCCCGCAAAGAAAATGCGAAGATGCCTTGTATTCTCTGGTTACTCTTGGTGCTCGAAGACCAGTACGTCATCTTGCGTCTGTGGCTATGgctaaaataatttcaagtgGTGATAGTATTTCGATATACTCTAGAGCTAGCAGTTTACAAGGGTTTCTTTCCGATGGGAAGAAGAGTGATCCTCAGCGAGTTGCAG GTGCTGCCCAATGCTTGGGAGAACTGTATCGTCATTTTGGGAGAAAAATTACGTCTGGCTTGTTCGAAACAACAGTTATTGTAACAAAATTAGTGAAGTTTAATGAG GATTTTGTGAGACAAGAAGCCTTTATCTTGCTTCAAAGTGCTTTGGAAGGCTGCGGTGGTACAGCTGCGGCCACTGCATACTCAGAAGCATACCGTCTCCTCACAAGATTCTCCACTTCGGACAAATCATTCGTTGTGAGAATTGCTGTTGCTCGTTGTTTGAAGGCTTTTTCCAACATTGGGGGACCAGGTCTTGGTACTAGCGAATTTGATACTTTAGCCTCTTACTGTGTCAAG GGTATTGAAGATCCAGAATCATCTGTCCGAGATGCATTTGCGGAGGCTTTGGGCTCATTGCTTGCACTAGGAATGCATCCTGAAGTGCAT gtcCAACCTAGAGGTAAAGGTCCATTTCCACCAGCAAAGAAACTGGAAGGTGGTCTGCAGAGGCATTTAATTTTGCCCTTCACAAAAG CGATTGGATCTCGGGCAAAGAATACACGGTTCGGTTTGGCTCTGTCATGGGTGTTCTTTTTACAG GCCAACCGGATAAGGTATTTGGATTCAGATAGTGAGCTTCAAGACTATTCTTTGCACGTCATGGACATGTTGCGGGGTGGCTCCTCAATTGATGCCCATGCACTT GCATGTGTTCTTTACATCCTACGGGTTGGCGTAATTGATCAAATGATGGAACCAAGCCAAAGAAGCTTTTCCGTGTTTCTCGGAAAGCAG CTTCAGTCTTCAAATGCTAGTCCATCAATGAAAATAGTTGCTTTGCGGGCTTTGTCATTCACGCTGAAAACATTGGGAGAG GTTCCCCATGAATTCAAGGAATTTTTCGATGATACAGTGGGTGCAGCATTATCACATTTTTTGGACCTT GTACGTGTTGAGGCCGCTTTAACTTTACGTGCTTTGGCTGAGGTTGATCCTACGTGCGTTGGTGGGTTGACATCTTTTGCTGTAACCACTCTTAATGCTTTACGGGAAAGTTTATCTTTTGAAAAG ggagaaaaattgaaaactgaTCTTGCTTCTTTGCATGGGCAAGCAGCAACGTTGGCAGCTCTAGTCTCCATTTCTCCTGGACTATCTCTTGGTTATCCTGCTAG ATTGCCAAAGTCGGTGCTTGAAGTTTCAAAGAAGATGCTAACAGAATCAAGGAGAAATGTTACAGTTGCCTCAAGTGAAAAGGAAGCAGGATGGTTATTGCTATCATCACTATTAAATTCTATGCCAAAAGAG GAGTTCGGGGACCAAGATTTTGATATTCTAATCTTGTGGACTGACGTCTTTACTGGAAATCCAAAACACTTGATCAAACAACAGGGAGACTTAAAATCTACGTTAAG TGTGTGGTCCGCTGCAATTGACGCACTCACAGCTTTTGTACGACGTTTTGTATCTTTTAATGATGGTATCCTGCTCCAACCTGTACTGGCAAACCTCCGTAG CGCTTTGTCTAGTGTATCGACAATGGCCAACAAACGGTTTTCTGATGTCAAAACTTTCGTCGACATACTCATCATAAGAATATTGATAGCTTATCAGTCTATCCCAGATCCCTTGGCCTATAAAAGTGAGCATCAACAAATTATTCAGCTATGCACAACACCATATAG GGAACCTTCTGGATGTGAGGAAAGCTCGTGCTTGAAGGCGCTCCTTGACAAAAGAGATGCATGGCTTGGTCCTTGGATTCCTGGCAG GGATTGGTTTGAAGATGAGCTTCGCTATTTTCAAGGTGGGGAAAATGGTCTAGCACCAAGTGTATGGGAAAGTAAAGTTTCTAGTTTCCCGCTG CCAGAGACTGTGAAAAAGACATTGGTGAATCAGATGGTTCTCTGCTTTGGTATCATGTTTGCTTCTCAG GATAGCCAAGGGATGCTCTCACTTCTTTCGGTCATACAACAGTGTATGAAAGCTGGAAAGAAGCAACATTGGCGTACAGCCAGTTTGACTAACATTTGTGCTGGACTTCTTGCCGGTTTAAAG GCTTTGCATGCTCTACGTCCCCAGCAACTAACAACGGAAGTATTAAGCTCAGGGCAAGCCATTTTTCAG AATATTTTAACAGAGGGAGACATTTGTGCGTCGCAACGCAGGGCAGCTTGTGAGGGTCTAGGTCTTCTAGCTCGTCTTGGAAATGACATCTTTACAGCAAGAATG ACCAGAGGGCTTCTTGGCGATCTAAGTGGAATAACAGATCCAAATTATGGTGGATCAATTGCTCTTGCACTTGGTTGCATTCATCACAG TGCAGGAGGAATGGCATTGTCGTCCTTAGTACCTGCTACTGTTAGTTCAGTCTCATCTCTGGCCAAAACTTCTGTTCTTGGTCTTAAGATCTGGGCCCTGCATGGGCTTCTTTTGACCATTGAAGCTGCTGGTTTATCATTCGTATCTCATGTTCAG GCAGCATTAGGACTTGCCTTGGACATTTTGTTGACTGAAGAAAGTGGATGGATCGACCTTTCTCAAGGTATTGGACGCCTTATTAACGCTATTGTTGCTGTCCTTGGCCCTGAGCTTTCTCCTGGAAGTATTCTGTTTTCACGATGCAAG TCTGTTATCGCAGAGATTAGTTCTTGGCAAGAAATTCCAACACTACTTGA GAGCGTCTGTTTTACCCAGCAGCTTATTCTTTTTGCTCCACAAGCAGTTTCAGTACATTTACATGTGACGAATCTTCTAATGACGCTGGCATCAAGacag CCGATAATTAGACGTCTATCTGTGTCAACTCTTCGGCATTTGATTGAGAAGGACCCG GTTTCTGTCATTGACGAGCAGATAGAGGACAACTTATTTCAGATGTTGGATGAAGAAACTGATTCGGA GATTGGGAATCTGATCCGAAGTACCTTGATACGCCTGCTTTATGCAACATGCCCATCACGCCCATCTCGATGGATGTCAATATGCCGGAACATG GCCCTTGCAGCATCCGCTGGAAGGAGTGCTGAAACGAACATTGCAGAAAGCGATCCTGCTAACACAAGAGAGAAcattggagatgatgatgaagacatgGTTTCTAGCTCTACTGGGAAATCTAGACGTGCCAATCCTGATAAAGACAAAACCTTGAGATATCGAACCAGAGTTTTTGCAGCTGA GTGTTTGAGTCTTTTGCCAGAGGCTGTAGGAAATGATGCTGctcattttgatattttattggCGAGGAAACTTGATGCCGATAGACAAAGCTCAGGTGACTGGTTAGTCCTTCAACTACAAGAGCTGATATCTCTTGCTTATCag ATAAGCACTATTCAGTTTGAAAACATGAGGCCAATTGGAGTTGGACTTCTTAGTACTATTCTTGAAAAG TTTAAATTGGTAGCCGACCCTGAACTTCCTGGACATCTTCTTCTGGAACAATATCAG GCTCAACTTGTGTCTGCTGTTCGTACTGCCTTGGATGCAAATTCTGGCCCTGCTCTTCTGGAAGCTGGGTTACAATTGGCCACAAAG ATAATGACCAGTGGAATAATAAGCAGTGATCAAGTTGCAGTCAAACGCATATTTTCTCTGCTTTCACGTCCACTCACTGACTTCAACGAATTATATTATCCTTCTTTTGCTGAATGGGTCACAAGCAAG ATCAAGATCAGGCTTCTTGCTGCACATGCCTCGCTTAAGTGTTATATATTTACGTTCTTGAGGAAACACCATGGTGAGATGCCAGTAGAATTTGAAGCACTGTTGCCATTGTTTTCCAAGAGTTCGGATCTGCTTGGGAGGTACTGGATTCAGGTCCTAAGGGGCTACAGTTATGGTTGCTTATGTCAGAATCTGAAAAGAAGT TGCTCATTCTTAGACGAAATCCCGCCACATACTGTGTCAAGAAGGCTACGGCCTTGTCTGGAAGAGGCATGGCCTGTCATCCTGCAAGCTTTAGTCCTGGATGCTATGCCTGTTTATCATAGTGTGGAAGAATTTTCTGATAGCTCCTTAATATCTAGACATCGCATGGTTACTCTAGAGGTTGAAGATTATCAGTTTCTATGGGGATTTGCTGTACTTGTCTTATTTCAGGGGATGCATCCAGCCTCTAATACGCAAGTAATACCTTTTAGCTCAGCTAAAATCAAATGTAGTGGGAACTCCACCATCAATGAACCTTCATTCCAAGGCCTAGAGTTATATGAAATTGTATTACCAATTTTCCAGTCTCTTTCTGCTGAAAGATTTTTCACCAGTGGCTTTGTCAGCGTAGATCTCTGCCAAGAACTTTTGCAG GTTTTCTCGTATTCCTTTCATATGGACAGTTCCTGGGATATTCTTGCAGTATCAGTAGTGCAAGAG ATTTCACAAAACTGTCCAAAAGATTTTCTTGAAAGTGATCAGTTTGCCTATTCGACCATTGAACTCTGCCTGGGGTACCTTTCCAAAATTCTCCACAG GCATAATGAAATTTCACCAGATGATGACATTTGGGATAATTTGCTTTCTCCTTTATTTATCTCCATAAAGACTCTAGTGACACGTTTTGAGTTAAAG CATCATTTAAATTCTGCATCTCTGGCATTGTTATTAAGTGGCTACAAGTGCATCCGGGAAGTCCCCACTGACGCATACCTATCAAAAGCTCTTGAGATTGTGAAGTCCACCAATGAGTTATTGCTTGAGCTTACCAGAGCCTCATCACAAAAACCTTTAACTG ATGACCCTAATTTTGCTGCCGATAGTAGTGTCCATATAAGAGCAATTTTTGGTGCTTGTCTGCACATGGTTGGTGATCTGACTAAAGATTGTATCAATGGTATCCATCTTGTGGACAACAAGAGATCAGGGTTACGCAAGCTTCTTCAATTGAAGCTTGTATTCTGTCTGGAACAACTTTTCTCACTGGCTAAGCTTGCCTACGAGTTTGACTGTCCAGTAGATGAAACTAATACCAATTCTATCTGTATTGCCATGTTGAAGAGTTGCCAAATTAGTATAGCAGCAGTAATGAAAGATTCTAATGTTCAG GTTCAAGCTACTGTTTTACAAGTGCTAAAAAGCTTGGTTCAGCGTTACAAAAACCCAGAGGAGAAAAGTTTTGCGGTTTTCTTTGTCGGCGAACTTATTGGAGATGTTGGCAGTCTAATGCAGAGGGCGCTTCTG aaACCTATGAATAAGGAATCAGTGGTCATAGCTGGTGAATGCTTGCGGTTCATAATGCTACTTCAGACACACTCAATTACTGATGAAATTCAGAGGGGATTCATGAGCCTTTTTCTTGAAGTGGTTCTTGTGGTTTTCTCCAAGACTTCAGATGGTGTTTCTCAG GAAGTCCTTGAGTTAAGAAATGTAGCTGTGCGGCTTGTTTCCCATCTAGCTCAGTTACCTTTGTCGGCTGTTCACTTTAAGGAAGTTTTGCTGTCGCTGCCAGCAACACACCGGCAGCAGCTTCAG GATATCATCCGTGCTTCCGTCTCTAAAGATAGTGCCCTTCCAAAGCCAAAATCCTTGGTTCCACCCATGGATATCAGATTACCAGCACCTATGGTAGCAACACCTGAAAAAGTTAGCTCTACTGCTGATATGGTTAAAGCAGAAGTATTGCCCACTGTGCCAACATCATTCAATCAGGTTAGCACAATAGAAAGTGGAATTGGCGAAGAAAATGACGAGGagtatgaagaagatgatgatgatgattgggaCACTTTCCAGTCTTTTCCTGCTTCCACAAATCTTGAAGGGCCAGAGTCTAAGACAGAAAATGTCGCTGTAGAGGAGCCAGATCTTCCTGGGAGTTCTTCTATACAGGATAATGAATCAAATACTTCACTACTAGCAGAAGAAGCTGCTGATCAAAATCTTGCATCTGACCACCATGCCACAGACACCACAAGAGAAGATTCAAATGACAAAAGCAAAGAGGTTGAAGAGGAAACAGTAGAGCAATGTTTTACGACAAGAGAAGACTCGGTTGACAAAAGCAACGAGGTTGAAGAGGAAACAGTAAAGTCATGTTTTACGACAAGAGAAGACTCAGTTGACACAAGCAAAGAGGTTGAAGAGGAAACAGTAGAGCCATGTTTCACGACAAGAGAAGACTCAGTTGACACAAGCAAAGAGGTTGAAGAGGAAACAGTAAAGTCATGTTTTACGACAAGAGAAGACTCGGTTGACAAAAGCAACGCGGTTGAAGAGGAAACAGTGGAGTCATGTTTCACGACAAGAGAAGACTCGGTTGACAAAAGCAAAGAGGTTGAAGAGGAAACAGTAGAGCCATGTCTCATAGAAGAAGCTCTTACAAACCAGAATGACAAAACCTTATCTGATGAACATCCTCTTGAAATGATGGAACAATCAGTTGAAAGTAAGAATTTGGAATCTGAAGATATTGGAACTGATATCAAACTTGCTTCAACTGAGTTAGATTCACCGGCACCAGATGATGATCTTGAACAAATTCAAACGTCACTCGAGGATGAATCTAGCAAGGAACATGTTGGGGCTGATGTTATCGTAACGACGGAACAGACAATGGCTGAAAATAAGAGCGAGGAGGATTAA